In the Lysinibacillus sp. PLM2 genome, one interval contains:
- the mutS2 gene encoding endonuclease MutS2, whose protein sequence is MIAQRALKTLEYDKIREQVAHYCTSSIGKTQIEQLIPETDYEKVVELLEEMDEGLSILRVKGNVPMGGIFDIRASAKRAQIGGMLSSSELMEIASTIRASRILRNFIESIEEEEDIKIPHFIERKEQMPILTALQHEINDCIDDNGAVLDSASVTLRSIRQSLRSEEAKVRSKLESLIRGSNASKMLSDAIITIRNERFVIPVKQEYRAHYGGIVHDQSSSGQTLFIEPESIVQLNNEIGRLKVKEQVEIERILLELSSKVQEVSHELFILIHILGDIDVILAKAKYGQANKCTKPKMNDEGYIRLVRARHPLISIDEAVPNTIEFGHDITAIVITGPNTGGKTVTLKTVGLCTLMAQAGIPVPALDGSELAVFDQLFADIGDEQSIEQSLSTFSSHMVNIVDILSKVDEHSLVLFDELGAGTDPQEGAALAISILDEVIDCGARVMATTHYPELKAYGYNRPSVVNASVEFDVETLSPTYRLLIGVPGRSNAFEISKRLGLKESIINKARGYTGTDRHEVESMIASLEESRLRSEREADEAHTLLEEANHLHKELEEKLKTYDEKKENLEKKAKEKARKIVDEAKAEAEKIIAELRKMREDASHAVKEHELIEARKRLDEVVPIENKVLKKQAQIRERAQNLKVGDEVKVLSYGQKGTLIEKAGDHEWVVQIGILKMKLDESDLQYVKPDKQQQTVTMTNVKNRNSQVKLELDLRGERYEDAILKTEKYIDDALLANYHRVSIIHGKGTGALRQGIQNYLKGHKRVKTFRYGEAGEGGFGVTVVELK, encoded by the coding sequence ATGTTCCGATGGGCGGAATATTTGATATTCGCGCTTCTGCCAAAAGAGCGCAAATTGGTGGAATGCTAAGTAGTAGCGAATTAATGGAAATTGCTAGCACAATACGAGCAAGTCGGATTCTTCGAAACTTTATTGAATCAATTGAAGAAGAAGAGGATATTAAAATTCCACATTTCATTGAAAGAAAAGAGCAAATGCCTATTCTAACGGCATTGCAACATGAAATCAATGATTGTATTGATGACAATGGAGCCGTATTAGATTCGGCTAGTGTTACATTACGCTCGATTCGTCAATCTCTTCGTTCAGAGGAAGCAAAGGTTCGTTCTAAGCTAGAAAGCCTTATACGAGGATCAAATGCATCGAAAATGCTATCAGATGCAATCATCACAATTCGTAACGAACGATTCGTAATACCAGTTAAACAAGAATACCGTGCTCATTATGGTGGAATTGTTCATGATCAGTCATCATCAGGTCAAACATTATTTATTGAACCTGAGTCAATTGTTCAATTAAATAATGAAATTGGCCGTTTGAAAGTAAAGGAACAGGTTGAAATCGAACGTATTTTATTAGAGCTATCTTCAAAAGTCCAAGAAGTAAGTCATGAATTATTCATCCTAATTCATATATTAGGGGACATTGATGTCATATTAGCAAAAGCAAAATATGGTCAAGCAAATAAATGTACAAAGCCAAAAATGAACGATGAAGGTTATATTCGACTAGTCCGAGCGAGACATCCATTAATTTCAATCGATGAAGCAGTACCAAATACGATTGAATTTGGTCATGATATTACGGCAATTGTTATTACTGGACCGAATACAGGTGGTAAAACGGTTACTTTAAAAACGGTCGGACTATGTACATTAATGGCACAGGCAGGAATTCCTGTACCAGCATTAGATGGTTCAGAGCTTGCTGTTTTTGACCAGTTGTTTGCAGATATTGGTGATGAACAATCAATCGAGCAATCATTATCAACCTTTTCGTCCCACATGGTGAATATTGTTGATATTCTAAGTAAAGTTGATGAACATTCCCTTGTGTTATTTGATGAATTAGGTGCAGGAACCGATCCACAGGAAGGAGCGGCTCTTGCCATTTCAATACTTGATGAAGTCATCGATTGTGGTGCGCGTGTTATGGCTACAACCCATTACCCAGAATTAAAAGCATATGGCTATAATCGCCCTAGTGTTGTAAATGCAAGTGTAGAGTTTGATGTGGAGACACTTAGTCCTACATACCGATTACTAATCGGAGTACCGGGTCGTTCTAACGCGTTTGAAATATCAAAACGCCTTGGCTTAAAAGAATCCATTATCAATAAGGCTCGAGGTTATACGGGCACTGACCGTCATGAAGTAGAGTCAATGATTGCTTCCTTAGAAGAATCAAGACTACGCTCTGAGAGAGAAGCTGATGAAGCCCATACGTTATTAGAAGAAGCCAATCATCTTCATAAAGAGCTAGAAGAAAAGCTCAAAACTTATGACGAGAAAAAAGAAAACCTAGAGAAAAAGGCAAAAGAAAAAGCACGTAAAATTGTAGATGAAGCAAAAGCAGAAGCAGAAAAAATCATTGCTGAGCTTCGTAAAATGAGAGAGGATGCAAGTCATGCAGTGAAAGAGCATGAATTAATCGAGGCGAGAAAACGTCTGGATGAAGTAGTTCCAATCGAAAATAAAGTGCTGAAAAAACAAGCTCAAATTAGAGAAAGAGCTCAAAATTTAAAAGTCGGCGATGAAGTAAAAGTACTTAGCTATGGTCAAAAAGGTACGCTTATTGAAAAGGCTGGAGACCATGAATGGGTCGTTCAAATTGGCATTTTAAAAATGAAGCTTGACGAGTCTGACTTACAATATGTTAAACCAGATAAGCAGCAACAAACCGTAACAATGACAAACGTGAAAAATCGAAATTCTCAAGTTAAGCTTGAATTAGATTTACGCGGAGAACGCTATGAAGATGCGATCCTTAAGACAGAGAAATATATCGATGATGCACTTTTAGCAAATTATCATCGTGTATCCATTATTCACGGAAAAGGTACAGGTGCTCTTCGTCAGGGAATACAAAACTACTTGAAGGGTCATAAAAGAGTTAAAACCTTCCGATATGGTGAAGCGGGCGAAGGTGGATTTGGTGTAACGGTTGTGGAGTTAAAATAA
- the fadR_1 gene encoding fatty acid metabolism regulator protein, whose amino-acid sequence MKRNKPKYKQIIDAAVIAIAENGYHQAQVSKIAKQAGVADGTIYLYFKNKEDIFISVFQEKMAVFVENLKEIIQQGKSSTEKLSQMIDNHFQVLANDHHLATVTQLELRQSNKELRVKINTILKEYLKLLDEILIEGMTNGEFDPTMDVRVARQMVFGTIDENITTWVMNEFRYDLVEIAPKVRKLLLKGLKG is encoded by the coding sequence ATGAAACGAAATAAGCCTAAGTATAAACAAATTATCGATGCCGCTGTCATTGCTATCGCAGAAAATGGTTATCATCAAGCCCAGGTTTCTAAAATCGCTAAACAAGCTGGAGTTGCTGATGGAACTATCTATCTATACTTTAAAAATAAAGAAGATATTTTTATTTCCGTGTTCCAAGAAAAGATGGCAGTTTTCGTTGAAAATTTAAAAGAGATTATCCAACAAGGAAAATCATCAACGGAAAAGCTATCACAAATGATTGACAATCATTTTCAAGTATTAGCAAATGATCACCATCTTGCTACAGTAACTCAGCTAGAGTTAAGACAATCAAATAAAGAATTAAGAGTTAAAATAAATACGATATTAAAAGAGTATTTAAAATTACTAGATGAAATATTAATAGAAGGTATGACAAATGGTGAATTTGATCCAACGATGGATGTTCGAGTTGCACGTCAAATGGTGTTTGGAACCATTGATGAAAACATAACTACATGGGTCATGAATGAATTTCGCTATGATTTAGTCGAAATTGCGCCAAAAGTTAGAAAATTGTTGCTAAAAGGTTTAAAAGGGTAG
- the yshE gene encoding UPF0719 transmembrane protein YshE — protein MQSSGFWHHPVVETAGYFSVVVLCLIVSMILFEMVTKYKNWEEIKKGNVAVALATGGKILGVCNIFRYSIERHSSLIEMLGWGLFGFILLIFAYLLFEFLTPRIPVDEEIAKDNRSVGFISFTISVGLSFVIGASII, from the coding sequence GTGCAAAGTTCGGGATTTTGGCATCATCCTGTTGTCGAGACTGCGGGATATTTCAGTGTTGTCGTGTTATGTTTAATCGTTTCAATGATACTATTTGAAATGGTCACAAAATATAAAAATTGGGAAGAAATCAAAAAGGGGAATGTAGCAGTTGCACTCGCAACAGGTGGTAAAATATTAGGTGTTTGCAATATTTTCAGATATTCAATTGAACGGCACTCATCATTGATTGAGATGCTTGGTTGGGGATTGTTTGGCTTTATCTTATTAATATTTGCATACTTATTATTTGAATTTTTAACACCACGCATCCCTGTAGATGAAGAAATAGCAAAAGATAATCGATCTGTTGGTTTTATATCCTTTACCATTTCAGTGGGTTTATCTTTTGTCATCGGTGCAAGTATTATTTAG
- the lcfA gene encoding long-chain-fatty-acid--CoA ligase encodes MTEKVWLSQYPEEIPTTVTYDDMPVQNLLTNAYEKSPGKVAVHFMGRNLTYKELYESSLKFANYLQYLGVEKGDRVAIMLPNCPQAVIAYFGTLYAGGIVVQTNPLYTERELQYQMADSGAKVILAMDILYPRVTKVLKDTKIENVIITAIKDYLPFPKNLIYPFIQKKQYGFSVKVEHKGMTHLFTEIMRVAETKPINLSIDIEEDLALIQYTGGTTGFPKGVMLTHKNLISNTSMCDVWMYKCVEGEEVILGMLPFFHVYGMTTVLLLTVMKASKMVLIPKFDVEAALKTIDKQKPTLFPGAPTMYIGLLNHPDIGKYDLSSIKACISGSAPLPVEVQEKFEEITGGKLVEGYGLTETSPVTHANFIWGKRVRGSIGVPWPDTEATIIQSSDGTILPPREIGEIAVKGPQVMKGYWNRPEETAMAFVDGWFLTGDLGYMDEEGYFYVVDRKKDMIIAGGFNIYPREVEEVLYEHEAIQECVVAGIPDPYRGETVKAYIVLREGKTVTEEELNKYCRQNLAAYKVPRFYEFRKELPKTVVGKILRRQLVDEEKAKVEELQAQ; translated from the coding sequence ATGACGGAGAAAGTTTGGCTTTCGCAGTATCCGGAAGAAATTCCAACCACTGTTACGTATGATGACATGCCTGTTCAAAACTTATTAACGAATGCATACGAGAAAAGCCCAGGCAAAGTAGCAGTTCATTTTATGGGTAGAAATCTTACTTATAAGGAACTTTATGAATCGTCGCTTAAATTTGCAAATTACTTGCAATATCTAGGGGTAGAAAAAGGGGATCGTGTGGCAATTATGCTACCGAATTGTCCTCAGGCGGTAATTGCTTATTTTGGAACGTTGTATGCGGGAGGAATTGTTGTTCAAACAAATCCGCTTTATACTGAAAGGGAATTACAGTATCAAATGGCGGATTCGGGGGCTAAGGTTATTTTAGCAATGGATATTTTATATCCTAGGGTTACAAAAGTGCTCAAAGATACGAAAATTGAAAACGTTATCATTACAGCAATTAAAGATTACCTACCATTTCCGAAAAATTTAATCTATCCATTTATTCAAAAGAAGCAATACGGATTTAGTGTCAAGGTCGAGCATAAGGGGATGACTCATCTATTTACTGAAATCATGCGTGTTGCCGAAACAAAGCCAATTAATCTATCAATAGATATTGAAGAGGATTTGGCATTAATCCAATACACTGGAGGTACGACAGGTTTTCCAAAAGGGGTTATGCTCACACATAAAAACTTAATTTCTAACACGAGTATGTGTGATGTGTGGATGTACAAATGTGTTGAAGGTGAAGAAGTAATTCTTGGAATGTTACCGTTCTTTCATGTCTATGGAATGACAACAGTATTGTTATTAACCGTTATGAAAGCAAGTAAAATGGTGCTCATTCCAAAATTCGATGTTGAAGCAGCATTAAAAACCATTGATAAACAAAAACCAACGCTGTTCCCTGGAGCACCAACTATGTACATTGGGTTATTAAATCATCCAGACATCGGGAAATATGATTTATCTTCTATTAAAGCATGTATCAGCGGCTCAGCTCCTTTACCAGTGGAAGTGCAAGAGAAATTTGAGGAGATTACAGGTGGTAAGCTTGTAGAAGGATATGGCTTAACGGAAACGTCACCTGTCACTCATGCAAACTTTATCTGGGGCAAACGAGTAAGAGGGTCGATTGGGGTTCCATGGCCAGATACAGAGGCGACAATTATTCAATCCTCGGACGGAACAATATTGCCACCGAGGGAAATCGGTGAAATCGCGGTTAAAGGGCCACAAGTAATGAAAGGTTATTGGAATCGACCTGAAGAGACGGCAATGGCATTTGTTGATGGCTGGTTTTTAACTGGTGACTTAGGCTATATGGATGAAGAAGGATATTTCTACGTTGTAGATCGCAAAAAAGATATGATCATTGCAGGTGGTTTCAACATCTATCCACGTGAAGTTGAGGAAGTGCTTTATGAGCATGAAGCGATTCAAGAATGTGTGGTTGCAGGTATCCCAGATCCATATCGTGGTGAAACAGTTAAAGCTTACATCGTTTTGCGAGAAGGAAAAACGGTAACCGAGGAAGAATTAAATAAATATTGCCGTCAAAATTTAGCTGCCTACAAGGTGCCAAGATTCTATGAGTTTAGAAAAGAGTTGCCGAAAACAGTGGTAGGAAAAATTTTACGCAGGCAGCTTGTAGATGAGGAAAAGGCGAAGGTGGAAGAATTACAGGCACAATAG